A part of Streptomyces sp. NBC_01235 genomic DNA contains:
- a CDS encoding GntR family transcriptional regulator → MTQDKLVRDKVVDALRRAILDGALQPGRRLTERELTELTGVSRTSVREALRRLQAEGLVEESPSRGLRVTTPTAEEIEQIYEIRAELEPLAVRLFVERATQEEVDELASVTQELNPGGDANKDVLDRFDGILLAGCRNPMLAELLGGLYSRIHALRRISAATPGRMTVTKQEYADLIEAIQRRSAADAAEVARRHVSAARASAKVAMGLLKGEAD, encoded by the coding sequence GTGACGCAGGACAAGCTCGTACGGGACAAGGTCGTCGACGCGCTGCGTCGGGCCATCCTGGACGGGGCCCTGCAGCCTGGTCGCCGACTCACCGAGCGTGAGTTGACCGAGCTCACCGGAGTGAGTCGCACGTCCGTGCGGGAGGCGCTGAGGCGTCTCCAGGCCGAGGGGCTGGTCGAGGAGTCGCCCAGTCGAGGGCTGCGGGTGACGACTCCGACCGCGGAGGAGATCGAACAGATCTATGAGATCCGCGCCGAACTGGAACCGCTCGCGGTGCGCTTGTTCGTCGAGCGTGCGACCCAGGAGGAGGTCGACGAACTCGCCTCCGTCACCCAAGAGTTGAACCCGGGGGGCGACGCCAACAAGGACGTGCTGGACCGCTTCGACGGGATCTTGCTCGCCGGCTGCCGCAACCCCATGCTGGCGGAACTGCTCGGCGGCCTGTACAGCCGGATCCACGCCCTGCGCCGCATCTCGGCCGCCACCCCTGGCCGCATGACCGTCACCAAGCAGGAGTACGCCGATCTCATCGAGGCGATCCAGCGCCGTTCAGCCGCCGACGCGGCCGAGGTGGCCCGTCGCCATGTCTCCGCGGCCAGAGCGTCCGCCAAGGTCGCGATGGGCCTGCTGAAGGGGGAAGCCGACTGA
- a CDS encoding NADP-dependent oxidoreductase: MRAVVARRYGGPEALELMEIDKPEPGAGSVLIRVKAAGVNPVDWHVVAGHLNSILEVSLPLVPGFDVAGVIEAIGPGVTDFSVGDEVFGYVRTEQVQYGTYAELVAAPVHTLARKPASLTWQQAAGLPLVGLTALQSLSRVGARSGETVLVHAAAGGVGSVAVQIAVARGARVIGTASERNHEFLRSLGAEPVVYGDGLAERVRELAPEGVDAAVDCVGGDAVAVSQELLKDPSRVASIVDPEVTQRGGHQVWTQPDPSDLAALASLADAGKLTVHIDRVLPLAEAADAFRLSQTGQVRGKIVLEIG; this comes from the coding sequence ATGCGAGCGGTTGTCGCCCGGCGCTACGGCGGCCCTGAGGCCCTGGAGCTGATGGAGATCGACAAGCCGGAGCCCGGTGCCGGATCGGTGCTGATACGGGTGAAGGCCGCGGGGGTCAACCCGGTCGACTGGCACGTCGTCGCCGGCCACCTCAACTCGATCCTCGAGGTCAGCCTTCCGCTGGTGCCGGGCTTCGACGTCGCGGGCGTGATCGAGGCCATCGGGCCTGGCGTCACAGACTTCTCCGTCGGTGACGAGGTTTTCGGCTACGTCCGCACGGAGCAGGTGCAGTACGGCACCTACGCTGAACTCGTCGCCGCACCTGTGCACACCCTCGCGCGCAAGCCCGCGTCGCTGACCTGGCAGCAGGCGGCCGGCCTCCCGCTCGTCGGGCTCACCGCGCTGCAGTCGCTGTCCCGGGTGGGTGCCCGGTCGGGGGAGACGGTCCTGGTGCACGCTGCGGCCGGCGGTGTCGGTTCCGTGGCCGTGCAGATTGCTGTGGCCAGGGGCGCGCGGGTCATCGGTACGGCCAGCGAACGCAACCACGAGTTCCTGCGCTCCCTGGGCGCCGAACCCGTCGTCTACGGCGATGGCCTGGCCGAGCGCGTGCGGGAACTGGCTCCCGAGGGTGTGGACGCCGCCGTGGACTGCGTGGGTGGTGACGCCGTGGCTGTCTCCCAGGAACTGCTGAAGGACCCCTCCCGGGTCGCCTCGATCGTTGACCCCGAGGTGACTCAGCGCGGCGGACACCAGGTATGGACCCAGCCCGATCCCTCGGACCTCGCCGCCCTCGCGAGCCTCGCAGACGCCGGCAAGCTCACCGTGCACATCGACCGCGTGCTGCCCTTGGCAGAGGCCGCCGACGCCTTCCGCCTCAGCCAGACCGGACAGGTCCGAGGCAAGATCGTGCTTGAGATCGGCTGA
- a CDS encoding MerR family transcriptional regulator, which translates to MRIGELASRSGVSVRSLRYYEEQGLLTSTRSASGQRHYTDIDVERVEFVQRLFAGGLSSRTIAELLPCVDAPSERNSDAALERMEQEHDRLTRHIADLVRTRDALDALMTSARAHREALRAAAVD; encoded by the coding sequence ATGCGGATCGGCGAGCTGGCGTCACGTTCCGGCGTCAGCGTCCGCTCCCTGCGTTACTACGAGGAGCAGGGTCTGCTCACCAGCACCCGCAGTGCCAGCGGACAGAGGCACTACACGGACATCGACGTGGAGCGGGTCGAATTCGTCCAACGGTTGTTCGCGGGCGGGCTGTCCAGCCGTACGATCGCGGAACTGCTGCCGTGCGTCGACGCACCCAGTGAGAGAAACTCCGACGCCGCGCTGGAGCGCATGGAGCAGGAGCATGACCGGTTGACCCGGCACATCGCCGACCTCGTGCGCACCCGGGACGCGCTCGACGCGCTGATGACCAGTGCCCGAGCCCATCGCGAGGCGCTGCGAGCCGCAGCGGTCGACTGA
- a CDS encoding biotin transporter BioY: MTTCHFLCGHDCPAPGHVDAPQHLPVHTDRNGDRVAAVEVVLRGFVLATALVGELARRGNDRGILGTMGLMTLGNAVIYLAGTARLTMDLHLGAQRAIALGVTPFLVTDVLKTTLAAGLLPLAWRGVAYLRR; encoded by the coding sequence GTGACGACGTGCCACTTCCTGTGCGGACATGACTGTCCTGCGCCAGGTCACGTTGACGCACCCCAGCACCTCCCCGTTCACACGGATCGGAACGGCGATCGAGTTGCGGCCGTCGAAGTCGTACTCCGTGGCTTCGTCCTCGCCACCGCCCTCGTCGGCGAACTCGCCCGCCGCGGCAACGACCGCGGCATCCTGGGGACCATGGGGCTGATGACCCTGGGCAACGCCGTCATCTACCTGGCCGGAACAGCGCGGCTGACCATGGACCTGCACCTCGGCGCCCAGCGCGCCATCGCCCTGGGCGTCACCCCGTTCCTCGTCACCGACGTGCTCAAAACCACCCTGGCGGCAGGACTGCTGCCGCTCGCCTGGCGAGGCGTGGCGTACCTGCGGCGCTGA
- a CDS encoding MFS transporter has product MDQAVRRRRHALFLLFLLAGIAMSSWVTRTPAIRDRLELSTAHMGLVLFGLSLGSMAGISCSGRLVSRFGTRPIIVWGTWVLIAGMAAICWGSASASAPMVTAGLCAFGAGLGVGDVAVNVDGTDVERIGGRTTLPALHGCFSLGTVLGAGAGMAATAAGVPVHWHLAAIVLLAAGLLVYAARAIPEGTGRAAPEEPHEADVGKRRPAVWKDGRLVLIGAIVLAMALAEGSANDWLPLLMVDGHGMDATAGSLVYAGFAAAMTLGRFGGTFFLDRFGRTVVVRASALSGALGLLIVIVSDNAVLAGAAVLLWGLGASLGFPLALSAAGESGPDQTARVSLVAVIGYVAFLVGPPGLGFLGGHVGLRPAMLVVLACVVCAAFLAPAVETGAHTGGSAGRRAVDADVPATADDVGSA; this is encoded by the coding sequence ATGGACCAGGCCGTGCGTCGGCGGCGTCACGCGCTGTTCCTGCTCTTCCTTCTGGCCGGGATCGCCATGTCCTCATGGGTGACCCGTACGCCCGCGATCCGCGACCGGCTGGAACTCTCCACCGCGCACATGGGACTGGTGCTGTTCGGGCTGTCGCTCGGCTCGATGGCGGGCATCTCTTGCTCGGGGCGGCTGGTGTCCAGGTTCGGGACGCGTCCCATCATCGTCTGGGGGACATGGGTCCTCATCGCGGGGATGGCCGCGATCTGCTGGGGGAGCGCCTCCGCTTCGGCGCCGATGGTGACCGCGGGCCTGTGCGCCTTCGGCGCCGGGCTGGGCGTCGGCGACGTCGCGGTGAACGTCGACGGCACGGATGTCGAGCGGATCGGCGGCAGGACCACGCTGCCCGCGCTGCACGGCTGCTTCAGCCTGGGCACGGTGCTGGGCGCCGGGGCGGGCATGGCGGCGACGGCGGCCGGCGTACCGGTGCACTGGCACCTGGCGGCGATCGTCCTGCTCGCCGCTGGACTCCTCGTCTACGCGGCACGCGCCATCCCGGAGGGCACCGGCCGTGCCGCCCCCGAAGAGCCGCACGAGGCCGACGTGGGCAAGCGGCGCCCGGCGGTGTGGAAGGACGGGAGGCTTGTGCTCATCGGCGCAATCGTGCTGGCCATGGCGTTAGCCGAGGGGTCGGCCAACGACTGGCTGCCGCTGCTGATGGTCGACGGACACGGCATGGACGCCACAGCGGGCTCCCTCGTGTACGCAGGTTTCGCCGCCGCGATGACGCTGGGCCGCTTTGGCGGCACTTTCTTCCTCGACCGTTTCGGCCGCACAGTCGTCGTCCGCGCCAGCGCCCTCTCCGGTGCGCTCGGCCTGCTCATCGTCATCGTCTCTGACAACGCTGTCCTGGCCGGAGCCGCCGTACTGCTCTGGGGGCTGGGCGCCTCGCTCGGCTTTCCTCTCGCGCTCTCGGCCGCGGGGGAATCCGGACCGGACCAGACGGCCCGGGTCAGTCTGGTCGCCGTCATCGGCTACGTCGCCTTTCTCGTCGGACCGCCCGGACTCGGCTTTCTCGGCGGCCACGTCGGCCTGCGCCCCGCCATGCTCGTCGTTCTGGCCTGTGTCGTATGCGCCGCCTTCCTGGCCCCTGCGGTGGAGACCGGGGCCCACACCGGGGGCTCGGCCGGGAGGCGCGCCGTCGATGCCGACGTACCCGCCACGGCCGACGACGTGGGCTCGGCGTAG
- a CDS encoding cupin domain-containing protein: MAPHKYPSSPLVRREGRPQGHAFVPPGEGPRPGVALMEWELRGESWTDEHPHDEFNYVLEGHLFVACDGETVEAVTGDVVRVPAGSIGRYWAPEYARMVAVYAPNPRGLESRVHAYTRLDPPVEGAGGSAS, encoded by the coding sequence ATGGCGCCGCACAAGTACCCCTCCAGTCCCCTCGTTCGCCGGGAAGGGCGGCCCCAAGGCCACGCCTTCGTGCCCCCGGGCGAGGGTCCTCGGCCAGGAGTCGCCCTGATGGAGTGGGAACTGCGGGGCGAGTCATGGACGGACGAGCACCCGCACGACGAGTTCAACTACGTGCTGGAAGGGCACCTGTTCGTCGCCTGTGACGGTGAGACCGTCGAGGCCGTCACGGGCGACGTCGTCCGGGTGCCGGCCGGAAGCATCGGCCGCTACTGGGCACCGGAGTACGCCCGCATGGTGGCCGTCTACGCTCCGAATCCGCGGGGGTTGGAGAGCCGCGTGCACGCCTACACGCGCTTGGATCCGCCTGTGGAGGGCGCGGGCGGATCCGCCTCGTAG
- a CDS encoding TetR/AcrR family transcriptional regulator, with protein sequence MAEERWPRAVEEFDKHLSELDWSRQSASRRAILEAFLRLATENGFNSVTMRMIAKEMSIKAPSLYNHFPDGRDEIVAESLRWHFYKFGAAVLDEVRGITDAGEGWRRMVHVHLTRQIELPESNLWDLLVATDQVVHFLPPTLRHEVDAWVDLYEALYRAAAEDMGFGASVQQVKLVMTVLEGANRWAMWDGKRRSLAPLAEKANRATLALLELAKD encoded by the coding sequence GTGGCCGAGGAGCGGTGGCCCCGCGCGGTCGAGGAGTTCGACAAGCATCTCAGCGAGCTCGACTGGAGTCGGCAGAGCGCCTCTCGGCGGGCGATCCTGGAGGCGTTCCTCCGGCTGGCCACCGAGAACGGCTTCAACTCGGTCACCATGCGGATGATCGCCAAGGAGATGTCCATCAAGGCCCCGAGCCTGTACAACCACTTCCCGGACGGCCGCGACGAGATCGTGGCCGAGTCCCTTCGCTGGCACTTCTACAAGTTCGGTGCCGCAGTACTCGACGAGGTGCGAGGGATCACGGACGCCGGGGAGGGCTGGCGCCGGATGGTGCACGTGCACCTGACCCGACAGATCGAGCTTCCCGAGAGCAACCTGTGGGACCTGCTGGTGGCGACCGACCAGGTCGTCCACTTCCTGCCGCCGACGCTCCGCCACGAAGTCGACGCCTGGGTCGATCTGTACGAGGCGCTCTACCGCGCCGCGGCCGAGGACATGGGTTTCGGCGCCTCGGTCCAGCAGGTCAAGCTCGTCATGACGGTCCTCGAAGGCGCGAACCGCTGGGCCATGTGGGACGGCAAGCGACGGTCGCTCGCACCGCTGGCCGAGAAAGCGAACAGGGCCACCCTCGCCCTGCTGGAACTCGCCAAGGACTGA
- a CDS encoding FAD-binding and (Fe-S)-binding domain-containing protein, with product MPVDAQHDLAAALRTAGVEFDDSPLTRALYSSDASLYRVVPSAVVKARGEDDVIAAHEVARELRVPVTMRGAGTSIAGNAVGSGIVIDTRRFNRVLDIDPVARTARVEPGVVHADLQREAALHGLRFGPDPSSHSRCTVGGMIGNNACGSRALGYGRTVDNVESLRVLYGNGELSLEQAGRVGGDTARRLAAVGDAHLAHLRTEFGRFGRQVSGYGLEHLLPERRRIERFLVGSEGSLATVLEATVRLVDDRVERRMLVLGYPTMAEAADAVPALLAAAPGRLVACEGMDSRIVDLVRAKGSPVPDLPRGQGWLFAEVAGDDATDAVRRLVAAAAALDTRLVDDPREAAALWRIREDGAGLAGRSLSTPAYGGWEDAAVPPEHLGAWLRDFEELLRAHGLQGVPYGHFGDGCVHCRIDFPFRPGDPASAAVFREFMTACATRLRDYRGTLSGEHGDGRVRGELLPLMYDEMSLSLFRQVKTVCDPDGILNPGIIADPVPLTDDLRPVRPQAPVRPGLRLVHDAGDLGAAVHRCTGVGKCVAPKTAGVMCPSYLATSDERDSTRGRARVLQEALDGGLLSGGLQDPAVAEALDLCLACKGCSSDCPSGVDMATYKSEVLHQRHDVAGLRRPRSHLFLGRLPKWARLTAPLARPANLLLRAGPLAALAKWAAGIDQRRSVPRFASPTLRKATDAAHARDTPPDVWIWADSFTDHFFPVSGLAAIRFLESHGLTVRVIREDACCGLTWITTGQLDRARTIVDRTLRTLAPYVRSGIPVMALEPSCLATMRSDAAELCDAEEADVVASGLLSFAELVERLDLPLPDLTGVEVVAQPHCHHSAVIGWDTDQRLLEKAGATVTKVQGCCGLAGNFGVEKGHYEVSVAVAETHLLPAVRALGDAVVLADGMSCRVQLDDLAHVPTQHLAELFASRV from the coding sequence ATGCCCGTTGACGCACAGCACGACCTCGCCGCCGCTCTTCGCACTGCAGGGGTCGAGTTCGACGACTCGCCCCTGACACGAGCTCTGTACTCTTCCGACGCGAGCCTCTACCGCGTCGTCCCGTCCGCGGTCGTGAAAGCGCGCGGCGAGGACGACGTGATCGCGGCCCACGAGGTGGCGCGTGAGTTGCGGGTACCGGTGACGATGCGCGGCGCGGGCACCAGCATCGCCGGCAACGCGGTCGGCAGCGGCATCGTCATCGACACCCGTCGCTTCAACCGGGTGCTCGACATCGACCCGGTCGCGCGCACGGCGCGGGTGGAACCGGGCGTGGTGCACGCCGATCTGCAACGCGAGGCTGCCCTTCACGGGCTGCGGTTCGGACCGGACCCGTCCTCGCACAGCCGCTGCACGGTCGGCGGCATGATCGGCAACAACGCCTGCGGGTCGCGGGCGCTGGGCTACGGGCGGACGGTGGACAACGTCGAGTCGTTGCGCGTGCTGTACGGAAACGGCGAACTGTCCCTGGAACAGGCCGGCCGGGTCGGCGGCGACACCGCAAGACGGCTGGCGGCCGTCGGGGACGCCCACCTGGCCCATCTGCGTACTGAGTTCGGCCGCTTCGGCCGCCAGGTCAGCGGCTACGGACTGGAGCACCTGCTGCCCGAGCGGCGCCGCATCGAACGGTTCCTGGTCGGCAGCGAAGGGTCGCTGGCCACGGTCCTTGAGGCGACCGTCCGGCTGGTCGACGACCGGGTCGAACGCAGGATGCTGGTGCTCGGATACCCGACGATGGCCGAGGCGGCCGATGCCGTACCGGCGCTGCTCGCCGCGGCGCCGGGCCGGCTCGTCGCGTGCGAGGGCATGGACTCGCGCATCGTGGATCTGGTGCGGGCCAAGGGTTCGCCGGTGCCCGATCTGCCACGGGGGCAGGGCTGGCTGTTCGCGGAAGTGGCTGGCGATGACGCGACCGACGCGGTGCGGCGGCTCGTAGCAGCGGCCGCCGCGCTGGACACGCGGCTCGTCGACGACCCTCGTGAGGCCGCCGCGTTGTGGCGCATCCGTGAGGACGGTGCCGGGCTCGCCGGCCGGTCGCTGTCCACGCCGGCGTACGGCGGATGGGAGGACGCCGCCGTACCGCCGGAGCACCTCGGTGCGTGGCTGCGCGACTTCGAGGAACTCCTGCGGGCGCACGGCCTGCAGGGCGTTCCGTACGGGCACTTCGGCGACGGCTGCGTCCACTGCCGCATCGACTTCCCGTTCCGGCCCGGCGACCCGGCCTCGGCCGCGGTGTTCCGCGAGTTCATGACCGCCTGTGCGACACGGCTGCGTGACTACCGCGGCACGCTGTCCGGAGAGCACGGTGACGGCCGGGTCCGCGGGGAGCTGTTGCCATTGATGTACGACGAGATGTCCCTGTCCCTGTTCCGGCAGGTCAAGACGGTGTGCGACCCGGACGGCATCCTCAACCCCGGCATCATCGCCGACCCGGTTCCGCTCACCGACGACCTGCGCCCGGTGCGCCCCCAGGCGCCGGTGCGTCCAGGTCTGCGGCTGGTACACGACGCCGGTGACCTGGGCGCCGCCGTGCATCGCTGCACCGGCGTCGGGAAGTGCGTCGCTCCGAAGACCGCAGGAGTGATGTGCCCGTCCTATCTCGCCACGAGCGACGAACGGGACTCGACTCGCGGCCGGGCCCGGGTGCTGCAAGAGGCACTCGACGGCGGCCTGCTGAGCGGTGGTCTGCAGGACCCTGCCGTGGCCGAGGCGCTCGATCTGTGCCTCGCGTGCAAGGGATGTTCGAGCGACTGCCCAAGCGGCGTCGACATGGCCACCTATAAGAGCGAGGTGCTGCACCAGCGGCACGACGTCGCCGGGCTGCGCCGGCCGCGTTCGCATCTGTTCCTCGGGCGGCTCCCGAAGTGGGCTCGGCTCACGGCACCGCTGGCGCGGCCCGCCAACCTGCTCCTGCGTGCCGGACCGCTCGCCGCGCTGGCCAAGTGGGCCGCCGGCATCGACCAGCGGCGGTCCGTACCGCGGTTCGCCTCCCCCACCCTGAGAAAGGCGACAGACGCGGCGCACGCGAGGGACACACCGCCCGATGTGTGGATCTGGGCCGACTCCTTCACCGACCACTTCTTCCCGGTCTCCGGCCTGGCGGCGATCCGGTTCCTGGAGTCGCACGGCCTCACGGTCCGTGTCATCCGGGAGGACGCCTGCTGCGGCCTGACCTGGATCACGACCGGCCAGCTCGACCGGGCGCGGACCATCGTCGACCGGACCCTGCGAACCCTGGCGCCCTACGTCCGCAGCGGAATCCCCGTGATGGCTCTGGAGCCGTCGTGTCTCGCGACAATGCGCAGCGACGCGGCAGAGTTGTGCGACGCCGAGGAGGCGGACGTGGTGGCGTCGGGGCTGCTGAGCTTCGCCGAGCTCGTCGAGCGCCTCGACCTGCCGCTGCCCGACCTGACCGGTGTGGAGGTGGTCGCGCAACCTCATTGCCACCACAGCGCGGTCATCGGCTGGGACACCGACCAGCGTTTGCTGGAGAAGGCCGGCGCGACGGTCACCAAGGTGCAGGGGTGCTGCGGCCTGGCCGGCAACTTCGGTGTGGAGAAGGGACACTACGAGGTCAGCGTTGCGGTCGCCGAGACACATCTGCTGCCGGCGGTGCGGGCCCTCGGGGACGCGGTGGTGCTGGCGGACGGCATGTCCTGCCGCGTCCAGCTCGACGACCTGGCCCACGTGCCGACGCAGCATCTGGCCGAGCTGTTCGCCTCCCGCGTCTGA
- a CDS encoding fumarylacetoacetate hydrolase family protein — translation MKLVSYESGAWQPGLLHGDQVFSLNAALWAAGCRASSDLPSVRAFLQTHGGHLPQIAAAIGPVLDEGALKPVGSLDSVRLGPPVTDPLKVLCVGLNYSDHVGETGRAMPAHPDLFAKFASSLIGPYDAIDRSDVTDNLDFEGELAVVIGRECSRVEESDALAYVAGLSVLNDITARDLQYRGTQWLAGKAVDRATPFGPAIVTLDEIGDPQALDIETFVNGTRVQGSNTRHMIFPVARVISYISQFLTLGPGDVIATGTPEGIGAKRNPPLWLRPGDKVEVVLEKVGTLRNEIH, via the coding sequence GTGAAGCTCGTTTCCTACGAATCCGGCGCCTGGCAGCCGGGCCTTCTCCACGGTGACCAGGTGTTCAGCCTCAATGCCGCGCTATGGGCCGCGGGGTGCCGGGCCTCCTCCGACCTCCCGTCCGTCCGCGCCTTCCTCCAGACACACGGCGGCCACTTGCCTCAGATCGCCGCAGCCATCGGACCGGTCCTCGACGAAGGGGCCCTGAAGCCCGTGGGGAGCCTTGACTCCGTGCGGCTCGGACCACCGGTCACCGACCCGCTCAAGGTCCTGTGCGTAGGCCTGAACTACTCGGACCACGTCGGCGAGACCGGCCGCGCCATGCCGGCCCATCCCGACCTGTTCGCCAAGTTCGCCAGCAGCCTGATCGGCCCCTACGACGCCATCGACCGGTCCGACGTCACCGACAACCTCGACTTCGAGGGCGAACTGGCGGTCGTCATCGGAAGGGAGTGCAGCCGTGTGGAGGAGAGCGACGCCCTGGCGTACGTGGCGGGCCTGTCCGTCCTCAACGACATCACCGCCCGCGACCTGCAGTACCGCGGCACCCAGTGGCTCGCGGGCAAGGCCGTGGACCGGGCGACGCCCTTCGGGCCCGCGATCGTCACCCTGGACGAGATCGGTGACCCGCAGGCCCTGGACATCGAGACCTTCGTCAACGGCACCCGCGTCCAGGGCTCCAACACCAGGCACATGATCTTCCCGGTCGCGAGGGTCATCTCCTACATCAGCCAGTTCCTCACCCTCGGCCCCGGCGACGTCATCGCCACCGGCACCCCCGAGGGCATCGGGGCGAAGCGGAACCCGCCCCTGTGGCTGCGTCCGGGCGACAAGGTCGAGGTCGTCCTGGAGAAGGTCGGGACCCTGCGCAACGAGATCCACTGA
- a CDS encoding NAD-dependent succinate-semialdehyde dehydrogenase, giving the protein MPTYQTISPLNGEVLAEYTMMTDTEAAEALTRATDAYRDWARARIEDRVAVLARIAELHRERGAELAEAMATEMGKPLAQAEGEVNLSASIYEYYAGAGARLLADEVIEVGAGGRAVVRTAPTGPVLGIMPWNFPLYQVARFVAPNLLLGNTVLLKHARSCTRTALLIDAVVADANAPKGVYENLIVSSSQIGALIADIRLQGVSLTGSEEAGRTVAEQAGRHLKKCVLELGGSDPFIVLPDADLDLALDLAATGRFSNAGQSCTSSKRMIVHSDVYDRFLEGFLDRAKQWNTGDPLNPETRIGPMASESGRQEIAEQVEDAVSKGAELHLGGVVPDGPGAFYPATVITGVTPDMRAHSEELFGPVAVLYKVDSVEEAVDLANDSRFGLGSAVFTRDEDLAADIAERLEVGMVGLNTLIRSQPDLPFGGVKASGIGRELGRLGLDEFANKKTIRLS; this is encoded by the coding sequence ATGCCCACTTACCAGACCATCTCGCCGCTCAACGGTGAGGTGCTCGCCGAGTACACGATGATGACCGACACCGAGGCCGCCGAGGCGCTCACCCGGGCCACCGACGCCTACCGCGACTGGGCCCGCGCCCGGATCGAGGACCGGGTCGCCGTGCTCGCCCGTATCGCCGAGCTGCACCGGGAACGCGGCGCCGAACTCGCCGAGGCGATGGCGACCGAGATGGGCAAGCCGCTCGCCCAGGCCGAGGGCGAGGTCAACCTTTCGGCCTCGATCTACGAGTACTACGCCGGTGCCGGCGCCCGGTTGCTGGCCGACGAGGTGATCGAGGTCGGAGCCGGGGGACGGGCTGTTGTCCGGACGGCGCCCACGGGCCCTGTGCTCGGGATCATGCCGTGGAACTTCCCGCTCTACCAGGTGGCGCGGTTCGTCGCCCCGAACCTGCTGCTCGGCAACACCGTCCTGCTCAAGCACGCCCGCTCCTGCACCCGCACGGCGCTCCTCATCGACGCTGTCGTCGCCGACGCCAACGCCCCGAAGGGCGTCTACGAGAACCTCATCGTGTCGTCCTCGCAGATCGGCGCCCTCATCGCCGACATCCGTCTCCAGGGCGTCTCACTGACCGGCTCCGAGGAAGCCGGCCGGACGGTGGCCGAACAGGCCGGCCGGCATCTCAAGAAGTGCGTCCTCGAACTCGGCGGCTCGGACCCCTTCATCGTCCTGCCCGACGCCGACCTCGATCTCGCGCTCGACCTGGCCGCGACCGGCCGGTTCAGCAACGCCGGCCAGTCCTGCACGTCGTCCAAGCGGATGATCGTCCACAGCGACGTCTACGACCGCTTCCTCGAAGGGTTCCTCGACCGCGCGAAACAGTGGAACACCGGCGATCCGCTGAACCCGGAGACACGCATCGGACCGATGGCGTCCGAGTCCGGCCGGCAGGAGATCGCCGAGCAGGTCGAGGACGCCGTGTCCAAGGGCGCCGAACTGCACCTCGGTGGCGTGGTCCCCGACGGCCCCGGTGCGTTCTACCCGGCCACCGTCATCACCGGGGTCACACCGGACATGCGCGCCCACAGCGAGGAGCTCTTCGGCCCCGTCGCCGTCCTGTACAAGGTCGACTCCGTCGAGGAGGCCGTCGACCTCGCGAACGACTCCCGCTTCGGGCTCGGGTCGGCCGTGTTCACCCGTGACGAGGACCTCGCCGCGGACATCGCCGAACGTCTGGAGGTCGGCATGGTCGGCCTCAACACCCTCATCCGCAGCCAGCCCGACCTGCCCTTCGGCGGCGTGAAGGCCTCCGGGATCGGCCGTGAGCTCGGTCGGCTCGGCCTGGACGAGTTCGCCAACAAGAAGACCATCCGTCTCTCCTGA